The Pyricularia oryzae 70-15 chromosome 5, whole genome shotgun sequence genome includes a region encoding these proteins:
- a CDS encoding BRCT domain-containing protein, with product MAEPESTLFSGCRIAFVPSSTLKPSTIAEATKIVLRNGGEVLEPESNGKLAVHEATHIVSDTIDFEEYTAAGECLVPVVTCNWITNSLMKRKLAALRPHSPDPRLIFHAVNVTCADLPPTDKESIIGATIALGGTESKDLTKLTTHICALSYDHPKVALAVSKGLKCKVVLPHWFDDCFKLGKRIDEGPYQLPDPEILKAGESTKDIAVPCSQHLEGATTTMPTTAPENTKSRPASVFNHRTIKLSVDLPLNERFLAIIRAHITKGGGKITDDVEECDIYICHYREGDDYIYAAQKKKHVGNIAWLLYLVTHDEWTSPLRRLLHYPVPRGGIPGFEGCKITVSNYGGEARTYLENLIRACGAEFTKTMKQDNTHLITARNSSEKCEAALDWNVTMVNHLWIEESYAKCEMQHPSNNKKYTTFPQRTNLSEVIGQTSLDETVLREVYYPGGEDVVSEAGSDTASEQENEVEAGEEIAEVAVPVRAKPAAKGKKSPLSKADNSNKAALATPARSTRSGGSGKENVTPASRPSTSRSAKSTALNKLHVLAPDIALYEKEKKRMSNGPFGGKRAASELEKQQAEAAEKEKEKKDAAQDDEDGERPAKRQRSSRPPVQYRICLTGWKRWLAPDVKSVSQEDKERRKLRQMGINIVQEGQPCDYLAAPRVVRTQKFLTTLARGPELISDQFLVDALENGELPNVEDYPLEDANYPDIQKSIARARQNKGKLLRSVPIYCTAEVPHGPNAFKAIAEANGAIFKIYRARSGVTIRPTTAEEDGGAPPDPVYLLSGDTAAEKLLWPKFEHMAREGHMEPRIVDPDWLLDVAMRQRLDFDEKFMVRLRDQ from the exons CCGAGTCTACCCTCTTTTCGGGATGCCGAATAGCCTTTGTCCCTAGTAGTACGCTGAAGCCTTCTACAATAGCAGAA GCTACCAAGATTGTTCTTAGGAATGGTGGCGAGGTTCTCGAACCTGAATCCAATGGCAAGCTCGCGGTCCATGAGGCGACGCACATTGTATCAGATACTATCGACTTTGAAGAATATACCGCCGCCGGAGAGTGCTTAGTTCCTGTTGTCACCTGCAACTGGATCACTAACAGCTTGATGAAGCGCAAGCTCGCCGCCCTACGCCCACATTCACCCGACCCTCGATTGATATTTCACGCCGTCAATGTCACCTGTGCCGACCTTCCCCCAACGGACAAAGAGTCCATTATCGGCGCAACCATTGCTCTTGGAGGTACTGAGTCAAAGGACCTCACCAAACTGACCACACATATTTGCGCCCTCTCTTATGACCACCCCAAGGTTGCCTTGGCTGTTTCGAAGGGCCTAAAGTGCAAGGTAGTGTTGCCTCACTG GTTCGACGACTGCTTTAAACTCGGCAAGCGGATCGATGAGGGACCTTATCAACTCCCAGACCCTGAAATTCTCAAGGCAGGCGAAAGTACAAAGGACATTGCCGTACCATGTAGTCAACATCTCGAAGGAGCGACCACCACAATGCCTACAACCGCCCCAGAAAACACCAAATCACGACCTGCATCCGTATTTAACCACAGGACCATCAAGCTTTCAGTTGACCTCCCCTTGAATGAGAGGTTTCTGGCTATCATTCGTGCCCATATCACCAAGGGCGGCGGCAAGATCACAGATGACGTGGAGGAGTGCGATATTTATATCTGCCACTACCGGGAGGGCGATGATTACatatacgctgcgcaaaagaagaaacatGTGGGTAATATTGCCTGGCTGCTGTATCTCGTCACTCACGACGAGTGGACGTCACCACTGCGACGGTTGCTGCACTATCCTGTACCGCGGGGTGGTATACCCGGGTTTGAGGGCTGCAAAATTACTGTTTCCAACTATGGCGGCGAGGCTCGAACATACCTAGAAAACTTGATAAGGGCATGTGGTGCCGAGTTTACCAAAACCATGAAACAAGACAACACCCATCTCATCACGGCCCGCAACTCGAGCGAAAAGTGCGAGGCAGCCCTGGATTGGAATGTCACCATGGTCAATCACTTGTGGATCGAGGAAAGCTACGCCAAGTGCGAGATGCAGCACCcaagcaacaacaaaaagtATACGACCTTTCCGCAACGGACAAATCTCTCCGAGGTTATTGGCCAGACCTCATTAGATGAGACCGTACTCCGGGAGGTCTACTACCCAGGAGGCGAGGACGTGGTGTCGGAGGCAGGCTCTGATACGGCATCAGAACAGGAGAATGAGGTGGAAGCGGGAGAAGAGATCGCTGAAGTCGCCGTTCCAGTTCGCGCGAAGCCTGCGGCCAAGGGGAAGAAGTCGCCACTTAGTAAGGCCGATAACAGCAACAAAGCAGCGCTCGCCACTCCCGCACGTTCGACTCGAAGCGGCGGGTCTGGAAAGGAGAACGTCACACCGGCGTCACgacccagcaccagcaggagCGCAAAGAGCACAGCCCTGAACAAACTTCATGTCCTTGCACCGGATATTGCACTGTacgaaaaggaaaagaagcggATGAGCAATGGACCATTTGGTGGCAAGCGCGCCGCTTCGGAGCTCGAGAAACAGCAAGCGGAGGCTGCTgagaaggaaaaggagaaaaaagatgCAGCACAGGATGACGAAGATGGTGAGCGTCCGGCAAAGAGGCAGAGGTCATCGCGGCCACCGGTTCAGTACCGGATCTGCCTTACAGGCTGGAAAAGGTGGCTCGCACCCGATGTGAAGAGTGTTTCACAAGAGGATAAAGAGAGG CGAAAATTGCGACAAATGGGTATCAATATCGTACAAGAAGGACAGCCATGCGATTACCTTGCGGCCCCACGAGTTGTCCGCACCCAGAAATTTTTGACCACCCTAGCACGCGGACCGGAGCTTATAAGCGACCAGTTCTTGGTAGACGCTCTAGAAAACGGGGAGTTGCCAAATGTCGAAGACTACCCGCTCGAGGACGCCAACTATCCGGACATCCAGAAGTCGATCGCTCGGGCTCGGCAGAACAAGGGAAAGCTTCTGCGATCGGTGCCGATATACTGCACGGCCGAGGTGCCTCATGGACCTAATGCGTTCAAGGCGATCGCCGAGGCCAACGGTGCAATctttaaaatataccgagcTCGCAGCGGAGTGACGATCCGGCCAACGACTGCCGAGGAAGACGGAGGGGCGCCACCCGACCCTGTCTACCTCCTCAGCGGAGACACAGCAGCAGAGAAGTTACTGTGGCCCAAGTTCGAGCACATGGCGCGCGAAGGGCACATGGAGCCGAGGATCGTGGATCCAGACTGGTTGCTCGACGTGGCGATGAGGCAAAGGTTGGATTTTGATGAAAAATTCATGGTGAGGCTGAGGGACCAATAG
- a CDS encoding vacuolar protein-sorting-associated protein 25, translating to MPPSTEPFPFPREYHFPPFFTRQTNLTTHHAQLTKWSALVLAYCRHHRIFKLPLTTAAAASSSTSSTTDPLQSQSQSQSSSATDELFHNKTLNRRLSPADVREVIDFMCKEGRAEYCSPGTGQAGGDVAWIYWRSPEEWAQLIEGWVDETAQKGSVLTLYELVEGDGTLGTDIHGIDRDMLHRALQLLVKRGRAQIFGQEDSQGVKAPGDPIHRTPSIAPKSLH from the exons ATGCCACCCTCCACAGAACCCTTCCCCTTCCCGCGAGAGTACCACTTCCCGCCCTTCTTCACGCGGCAGACGAACCTGACGACTCACCACGCGCAGCTGACAAAGTGGTCCGCCCTTGTGCTGGCCTACTGCCGGCATCACCGCATCTTCAAGCTCCCCCTGAccacggccgccgccgcatcatcatccaccagcagcaccacAGACCCCCTCCAATCCCAATCCCAATCCCAATCCTCGTCAGCCACCGACGAACTCTTCCACAACAAGACCCTCAACCGTCGCCTCTCGCCCGCCGACGTGCGCGAGGTCATCGACTTTATGTGCAAGGAGGGCCGGGCCGAGTACTGCAGCCCCGGCACCGGCCAGGCGGGAGGAGACGTGGCGTGGATCTATTGGCGGTCGCCCGAGGAGTGGGCGCAGCTGATCGAGGGGTGGGTGGACGAGACGGCGCAAAAGGGCTCCGTGCTGACGCTGTACGAGCTCGTCGAGGGCGACGGCACGCTGGGCACCGACATCCACGGCATCGACAGGGACATGCTGCACAGGGCGCTGCAGCTGCTCGTCAAGCGCGGGAGGGCGCAGATCTTTGGGCAGGAGGACTCGCAGGGTGTCAA AGCCCCTGGAGATCCGATCCACCGAACGCCATCCATCGCTCCCAAATCACTACACTAA
- a CDS encoding 24-dehydrocholesterol reductase yields MASNGDSSAAPPAQDFPPPEQPQQQSTPQSPPAEPPTMERHRQAVAKIASSVARFFERKEPYRIFHGSTNTTRPLEHKRHVDISALNNVLSVDVAKRRALVEPNVPMDRLVESTLRHGLVPPIVMEFPGITCGGGFAGTGGESSSFRHGYFDDTVESVEMVLADGEVVRASRNPDEKPDLFRAAAGSVGTLGITTALELRLLKAKKYVRTTYRRTHSVAEAIRAVKEEMAKPENDYVDGILFSKDHGVIVTGSMTDEKPTGEKVQTFSGAWDPWFYLHVQDRTKALPPAPATAPTPAPSSVAPPSPSAVTEYVPLAEYLFRYDRGGFWVGRAAFEYFFMVPFTRLTRWFLDDFLHTRMMYRALHASGQSQRFVVQDLALPFETAERFVDYTADKFKIWPLWLCPLKRRGGPTFHPVTTPPSKKNSAVAAEADPIDDEQMLNIGLWGQGPTDAAAFVALNRDLEAKLEELGGQKWLYAHTYYAEPDFWRAYGGRDWYDQLRNKYRAAALPSVYDKVKVKVATEDDGAKLGLVQRATRIWPFGGFYGIYKSIKSRDFLLHRNALWKWKGEEDTLGVKKIEAAEAERS; encoded by the coding sequence ATGGCGTCGAACGGCGACTCAAGCGCTGCACCGCCAGCACAAGATTTTCCACCTCCCGAACAACCACAACAACAGTCAACACCTCAATCACCACCAGCAGAGCCCCCGACCATGGAGCGGCATCGGCAGGCTGTGGCCAAGATCGCCTCGTCGGTGGCGCGCTTCTTTGAGCGCAAGGAGCCCTACCGAATCTTCCACGGCTCGACCAACACCACCCGTCCGCTGGAGCACAAGCGTCACGTCGACATCTCGGCCCTAAACAATGTCTTGTCCGTAGACGTCGCCAAGCGCCGCGCTCTCGTCGAGCCCAACGTCCCCATGGACCGGCTCGTCGAGAGCACCCTCCGCCACGGCCTGGTTCCGCCCATCGTCATGGAGTTTCCCGGAATCACGTGCGGAGGAGGCTTCGCGGGTACCGGAGGCGAAAGCTCTAGTTTCAGGCACGGCTACTTTGACGACACTGTCGAGAGTGTCGAGATGGTCCTGGCCGATGGAGAGGTCGTGCGCGCGTCCAGGAATCCCGACGAGAAGCCGGATCTGtttcgcgccgccgccggctctGTCGGAACCCTGGGCATCACCACGGCTCTCGAGCTGCGGCTGCTAAAGGCGAAAAAGTACGTGCGCACCACGTACCGCCGCACCCACAGCGTTGCCGAGGCCATCCGCGCCGTCAAGGAGGAGATGGCGAAGCCGGAAAATGATTACGTCGACGGCATCCTCTTCAGCAAGGACCACGGCGTCATCGTCACGGGGTCCATGACGGACGAAAAGCCAACGGGCGAAAAGGTCCAGACCTTTAGCGGAGCCTGGGACCCGTGGTTCTACCTGCACGTTCAGGATCGCACCAAGGCGCTGCCACCCGCGCCTGCCACCGCACCAACCCCGGCGCCCTCATCTGTGGCTCCGCCTTCGCCATCAGCCGTCACCGAGTACGTCCCGCTGGCCGAGTACCTCTTCCGGTACGACCGTGGAGGTTTCTGGGTTGGCCGGGCCGCTTTTGAGTATTTTTTCATGGTGCCCTTCACGCGCCTGACGCGCTGGTTCCTAGACGACTTTCTGCACACGCGCATGATGTACCGCGCCCTGCACGCCTCGGGCCAGTCGCAACGCTTCGTGGTCCAGGACTTGGCTCTGCCCTTTGAGACGGCCGAGCGCTTCGTCGACTACACGGCCGACAAATTCAAGATCTGGCCACTGTGGCTGTGCCCGCTGAAGCGCCGCGGCGGCCCTACCTTCCACCCCGTCACGACGCCGCCGTCCAAGAAGAACAGCGCCGTCGCGGCCGAAGCAGACCCCATTGACGACGAGCAGATGCTCAACATTGGACTTTGGGGTCAAGGCCCGACCGACGCCGCGGCCTTTGTGGCGCTCAACCGTGACCTCGAGGccaagctcgaggagctcggcGGGCAAAAGTGGCTGTACGCGCACACGTACTATGCCGAGCCCGACTTTTGGCGCGCCTACGGCGGCAGGGATTGGTACGACCAGCTGCGCAACAAGTACCGGGCCGCGGCGCTGCCAAGCGTCTACGACAaggtcaaggtcaaggtGGCGACCGAGGACGACGGCGCCAAGCTCGGCTTGGTGCAGCGCGCCACGCGCATATGGCCGTTTGGTGGCTTCTATGGCATCTACAAGAGCATCAAGAGCAGGGATTTCTTGCTCCACCGCAATGCGTTGTGGAAGTGGAAGGGGGAGGAGGATACCCTCGGGGTGAAGAAGATTGAGGCGGCTGAGGCGGAACGGTCATGA
- a CDS encoding acetyl-hydrolase, with protein MGKVSNRVDMFLSAVSRLPLVVRVAILHMLHLSQQSKYLDLRTELSIAVMRSFVQDPKPRSISSTQKLLNKDPGVKGRIWVARYTSPAPPEVDVRDALLAAVEGLMDECLSAMAAAGPGGEGQQSAGKPVCRIPDLVPVEAEWTGYRASATSDSKLPSHLSERQRYDEMMKECTSPVTVLYFHGGAHYLMDPATHRHVTRKLAKLTGGRCYSVRYRLAPQNPFPAAVLDALVSYLTLLYPPPGAFHKAVKPEHIVFAGDSAGGNLCLALLQTILELNRQSREITWHGSTVSVPTPAGCAVNSPWMDMTLSSPSWKKNSKWDYLPSDDGLDDRRPSCAAWPATPPRRSIYVDDAMILHPLASPLAAANWAGSPPIYVCTGWELLADEDRLLAARLEQAGVPVVFEEYEAMPHCFALVFNHLEASRRCFDAWAGFIGKVIDGAEGDSGVEGKGNSVESSFTTVRAKTLEEVPIPTGELRKWSEEEVRERLVRRCQQLLPAIKGDDSGTLATPKL; from the exons ATGGGAAAAGTATCCAACCGAGTCGACATGTTTCTCAGCGCCGTCTCCCGCCTCCCGCTTGTGGTGCGCGTCGCCATCTTGCACATGCTGCACCTGTCCCAGCAGTCGAAGTACCTCGACCTGCGGACAGAGCTCAGCATCGCCGTCATGCGCTCGTTTGTTCAGGACCCCAAGCCAAGGAGCATCTCGTCCACCCAGAAGCTGCTCAACAAGGACCCGGGGGTCAAGGGCCGCATCTGGGTAGCACGGTACACATCCCCTGCACCGCCAGAGGTCGACGTCCGCGATGCGCTGCTCGCTGCAGTAGAAGGCCTCATGGACGAGTGTCTGTCTGCGATGGCTGCAGCAGGGCCAGGGGGAGAAGGACAGCAAAGCGCAGGTAAACCTGTCTGCAGAATCCCGGACCTAGTGCCGGTCGAGGCCGAGTGGACAGGTTACCGGGCATCAGCGACCTCAGACTCCAAGCTGCCGTCACATCTGTCGGAGCGCCAGAGGTATGATGAGATGATGAAGGAGTGTACGTCTCCGGTGACCGTCTTGTACTTTCACGGCGGCGCTCACTACCTCATGGACCCGGCGACGCACCGACACGTGACCAGGAAGCTGGCCAAGCTCACGGGTGGCCGATGCTACTCGGTGAGGTACAGGCTGGCGCCGCAGAATCCGTTCCCAGCTGCGGTCCTGGACGCCCTGGTGTCGTACCTGACTTTGTTGTACCCGCCGCCAGGGGCTTTCCATAAGGCCGTGAAGCCTGAGCATATCGTGTTTGCAGGAGATAG CGCCGGCGGTAATCTCTGCCTCGCCCTTCTCCAAACAATCCTCGAACTAAACCGACAGAGCCGCGAAATAACCTGGCACGGCTCGACCGTCTCCGTACCGACCCCCGCAGGCTGCGCCGTCAACTCCCCATGGATGGACATGACGCTATCCTCGCCGTCATGGAAAAAGAACAGCAAGTGGGACTACCTCCCGTCGGATGATGGCCTAGACGACCGGCGGCCATCATGCGCGGCGTGGCCTGCGACGCCCCCGCGACGCAGCATATACGTAGACGACGCCATGATCCTGCACCCGTTGGCGTCACCACTAGCCGCGGCGAATTGGGCAGGCTCCCCGCCAATCTACGTCTGCACGGGCTGGGAGCTGCTCGCCGACGAGGACAGGTTGCTGGCGGCGAGGCTGGAGCAGGCGGGGGTCCCGGTGGTCTTTGAGGAGTACGAGGCTATGCCGCACTGCTTCGCGCTCGTCTTCAACCACCTCGAGGCCTCGAGGAGGTGCTTTGACGCCTGGGCTGGGTTTATCGGAAAAGTGATTGACGGTGCGGAGGGGGACAGTGGCGTGGAGGGCAAGGGGAACTCGGTAGAGTCGAGTTTTACCACGGTCAGGGCCAAGACGCTCGAGGAGGTGCCGATCCCGACCGGGGAGTTGAGGAAGTGGTCCGAGGAGGAGGTCAGGGAGAGGTTGGTCAGGCGGTGTCAGCAGCTCCTGCCGGCGATCAAGGGGGATGATTCTGGTACTTTGGCCACGCCGAAGCTCTGA